The region CTGGACACCGCCAAGTACAGCGAAGATGCAGCGACCCGCAAGCGCGCCGAGGAACTCGTCGCGTTGCTGACCCCGGTATCCAAGGCTTTCCTGACCGACCTGGGGCTTGAGACCACGGTGCATGGCCAACAAGTCTTTGGCGGCCACGGCTACATTCGTGAGTGGGGCCAGGAGCAACTGGTTCGCGATGTGCGCATTACCCAGATCTATGAGGGCACCAACGGTATTCAGGCGCTGGATCTGATGGGCCGTAAAGTAGTAGGCAGTGGCGGTGCTCTGTACAAGTTGTTCGCCGACGAAATTCGCCATTTCACCGCCACTGCTGGCAATGAATTGAGCGAGTTCGTCACGCCGCTGAACGCTGCCCTGGACAATCTGGATGACCTGACGGCCTGGGTGCTCGATCGGGCGAAGAACAACCCCAACGAAATCGGCGCTGCATCGGTGGAATACCTGCAAGCCTTTGGCTATACCGCCTACGCCTACATGTGGGCGCTCATGGCGCGCACGGCGATGGCCAAGCAAGGTGAAGATGATTTCTATGCCAGTAAGCTGGGCACTGCTCGCTTCTATTTCGCTCGCTTACTGCCGCGGATTCATTCGCTCAGTGCCTCGGTGAAAGCCGGAAGCGAATCACTGTATCTGCTGGATGCCGCACAGTTCTGACAGCCGCACGTCGTGTAAGCTTTTTCCTACACGACGTGGTGACTTTTCGCCTCTATCGAAAGATTGGATCCACAGCTAATCTACTTGCATGGACGTAGCGCAGGAAGCGCCAAGGATAGAACACGGACACGAAGGATTCCTGCCAGGATGGTGGGGCGAAATGGATGTCAGGGAAACAGTCTGCAAAGCCCCGCTTCGGCGGGGTTTTCTTTTGCCCGCAGAAAAGTCCGGGTTCACGTCAGCCCAGCACATCCAGCGGTGATACACCCATCTGCCGCGGATCAGCTTCTTCTTCCAGCAGTGTGCGCAACAGTTCGACAGTTGCTTGCTGGCGCTGTGCATCTCGGAACACCAGACCAATCTTGAGCGGCACGCGAGGCTCGCTCAGCGGTTTCCACAGCAGTTCCTGATCATCTTCGACCACTTCCTTGGCGCGCCCGGGCAGTACCGTTGCGAGGGCGGTGTGACCGAGACTGTCGAGAATACCGGCCATGTTGTTCATTTCGGCCTGCACCTGCGGCCGACGTCCCAGGTTGGCCAGTTGTGTCTGCCAGATCTGGCGCACCTGAAACTCTTCGCCAAGCAGCAGCATGGGTAACTCCGCCGCTTGTTTCAGCGAGACTTTCTTGAATTCCCGCAGGGGGTGAGTCTTGGGGATTACAAGCTGTAGCTCATCTTCGTACAACATCAATCCATGCAGGCCTGGTTGGCGTGGCGGCAGGTAGCTGATGCCGATGTCCAGCGTGCCATTGAGCAAGCGCCTTTCGACCTCCAGCCCCGACAACTCGTAAATCTGTACCACCAAGTTAGGTTGAGCCTTACGCACACGGTCCAGAAGCTGTGGCACCAGGCTCGGCCTTACGATCTGCAATACACCAATGGCCAGGGTACGCAGTGATTGTCCCTTGAAATTGCGCAGCGCCTCGCGGGCCCTTTGCAGTCCGTCGAGCAGGGGCAGGGCATGGTTGTACAACGTGTGCGCCGCGAGGGTCGGCAGCAAGCGCTTGTTGCTGCGTTCGAACAGGCTGACATCCAGGCTGTGTTCCAGTTGCCGAATCTGTTGCGAGAGCGCCGGTTGCGACAAGGAAAGTCGCTCGGCGGCCCGGCCGACATGGCCTTCTTCATACACCGCGACGAAATAACGCAGTTGGCGAAAATCCATAACTAATACTTATCAAAAATGCTCGAAAAACCAAATGGCTGTTAGCCGCTATTACGCCTAGTCTATCCCGTATTCCCAAGGCTTGCAGGGCCACAAGGCGCGATGAACACCGTGTATCTGGATGTTGTTTACATAGGCTTGGCAAAAGGGTCGAAAGTATGAATTTGTTCAATTTTCGACGTCCAGCGCCTGTTGTAGCCGAGCCCAAGCCGGTGCCGGCTGCTGCCAACCCCGAAGCACCTCCTGTTGATTACCTGATGCCTGTCACTGAACGTGCAGCGCAGGTTTTTGTCCGCGGCCAGGGTTCCTGGCTATGGGACAGCGAAGGCCACGCTTATCTCGATTTCACTCAAGGCTGTGCAGTCAACAGCCTCGGCCATAGCCCGAGTGTGCTGGTGAAAGCCTTGGGCAGTCAGGCTCAGGCGCTGATCAACCCGGGTGCAGGTTTTCACAACCGTGGCTTGCTCAAGTTGGTAAGTCTTCTTTGCCAGAGTACGGGCAGTGATCAGGCCTATCTGCTCAACAGTGGGGCCGAAGCCTGCGAAGGGGCGATCAAGCTGGCGCGTAAATGGGGGCAGTTGCACCGTAACGGCGCCTACCACATCATTACTGCAAGCCAGAGCTGCCACGGCCGGAGCCTGGGCGCGTTGTCGGCTTCCGATCCTTCACAGTGCATTCGCTGTGAGCCGGAACTGCCAGGCTTCAGCAAGGTACCCTTCAATGATCTGGAGGCACTGCACGCCGCTGTCGATTCGCGCACCGTGGCGATCATGCTTGAGCCTATTCAGGGCGAAGCCGGAGTCATTCCGGCGACTGCTGCCTACCTCAAGGGCGTCGAACGCCTGTGCCGTGAGTTAGGCATTCTGTTGATACTCGATGAAGTGCAGACCGGTGTCGGCCGCTGTGGCGCACTGCTTGCCGAGCAAACCTACGACGTGCGCGCCGACATCATCACCTTGGGCAAGGGTTTGGGGGGTGGTGTACCCCTGGCCGCGTTGCTGGCCCGTGGCAGTGCTTGCTGCGCCGAAGCGGGCGAGCTGGAAGGCAGCCACCATGGCAATGCGCTGATGACTGCTGCCGGTCTTGCGGTATTGGAGACTGTGCTGGAACCGGGCTTTTTTGAACACGTCCAGGATTCCGGCCGGCACCTACGTGATGGCTTGAGCCGCCTCGCTGGCCGCTACGGACAGCGTGAAGTACGCGGCCAGGGCCTGCTGTGGGCGCTACAGCTTAGCGAAGACAATGCCGCTGAACTGGTCAAGGCCGCGCTGCATGAAGGTCTGCTACTCAATGCACCGCAAGCCGATGTGCTGCGGTTGTCGCCGGCACTGACCGTAAGCAAGGGCAATATCGATGAAATGCTGTTGCGTCTGGCCAGGGCTTTTGCCCGGGTGCATTCGGCGCAACAGCATCAGCGGCGTGAAGCCACTGCCTGATTTTTCACCTTTGGTGAAGTAACCGAACCGTCTCGCGTTCCTGCGCATCGCCCCGGGCCTGCAGTTTTTGGCCTGGGGCGTTTTTTTATCTGCGTTGGGTGGGTTGAACCCTTGTGCAGCGCTACAGTCAGTTCTAGTACATCATTGAAGGGAACTGCCCAATGGACTTTATTCGCATCATCATCGCCATTCTCCTGCCGCCACTTGGCGTATTCCTGCAGGTCGGCTTTGGCGGCGCCTTCTGGCTCAACATTCTGCTGACGTTGCTGGGCTACATTCCGGGCATCGTCCATGCGGTGTACATCATCGCCAAGCGATAACCTTCAACGCTGCTGGCAGTGCGCACAAGGCCAAGCCAACCCTTCAGGTGTCTTGCAGCACCTGCCGATAAAACTTCCATTCCTCTTCCAGCGCATGGGCAAGGTTGGCCGCCGTGCGAAAGCCGTGGCGTTCCGAGGGGTAGAAATGCCCCTCGGCACGAATACCGTTGGCTTTGAGCGCAGCAAGCATTGAGCGGGTCTGTTCTGGCATTACCACGGCATCCAGTTCGCCCTGAAAGAAAATCACCGGTACCTTGATGTTCGCTGCGTGCAACAACGGTGTACGTTGTTGGTAGCGCTCGGCATCCTTGAGCGGATCACCGATCAGCCAGTCCAGGTAGTCACCTTCGAATTTGTGCGTTGCGCGAGCCAGGGCCTGGGGATCACTGACACCATAAAGACTGGCGCCAGCGCGGAAAACAGAGTGAAAGGCCAGCGCGCAAAGCGTGGTGTAACCCCCGGCGCTGCCGCCGCGAATGAATGCCTTGGTCGGATCGATCAAGCCACGTGCGGCCAAGTGCTCGACTACCGAGCACGCATCTTCGACGTCGATTTCCCCCCAGCGCAGGTGCAGGGCCTGGCGGTAGGCGCGACCGTAGCCGCTGCTGCCGCGGTAGTTGAGGTCGGCCACGGCGAAGCCGCGTTGGGTCCAGTATTGAATACGCGGATCAAGCGCCGGGTAGCAGGCCGAGGTTGGGCCACCATGCACAAAGACGATCAGGGGCGGGCGCTGTACATTGTCCATTGCCGGATAGAAGAAACCGTGGGCGACGCCGTTACCGCTGGGATAGCGCAAAGGCTGTGGACAACTGATGCGTTCAGCAGGCAAGGGCCGTGCGCCACCCGCCAGGACCTTTACGTTGTGGTTGATGCGATCAATGGCAATGACCGCCGACGGGCAGGTCGGTGATGCAGCGATGGCGTAGAAAGAGTTCTGATCCAGGTCCAGGCAGCGAAAACGGCTGTAGGGCGTGTCGATCAGGTGCCGCGAACCATCGATGTGGTACTGGCCCAAACGACTGAAACCGTCTTCGAACCACGTGGCCAGATAGTGGTGTTCATCCACTTCAAGCCAAGTGCAGGCACCCATTTGCCACGGTGCTGCAGCATGATCGGCATGTGCGGCGGGCAGGGCGCTCCAGCCCTGTGCGGTTTCTGCCCAGGGTTGCCAGAAGCCGTTGCGATCTGACAGACAATACAAACGGCCGACGCTATCGAAACGTGGCTGCTGCAGGGATTGCGCCGGCCCTTGGTTGCCGGCGATGCAGCGTGGCGGGCCCCACTGGCTATTCGATTTGCGTTCACTGCAAAGCAAGCGCGTGGCGGTCCAGGGCTGGTTGGGCCTGCTCCATTCGATCCACGCCAGTCGCGAGCCATCATCGCTCAAGGTCGGTGCGGCATAAAAATCCGCACCTTCGGCCAACACCTCACGCCACTGCGCGGATATTGCCACCAGGCGATGTTCCACGTGATCTGCGCAATGGGTTTCTTCAACGGCCAGAACCTTGCCAGCAGCCCAGCGCAGATCACCGTAACGGCGCTCGCCCTGGGTCAGCGGTTGGGGCAGGCCGCCGAGCAGATCCTGGGTGTAGAGTTGTTGGTCGGCCTCGTTGACGAACACCAGGCCTTCATCGTTCAGGCAAAAGCTGCCGCCGCCGTATTCATAGACGCGACTGCGAACGCTAAAGCCATCCGGCGTCAGGCAGTGCGCCTGGCCGTCGCGCCACTGCCAGACGCGGCAAGCGCCATCGCGGGGACGGAACTCGTTCCAGAACAGGCCTTGCGGCCCAACCTTCAATTCGGCGAAGTCGGTGCCGGCAGCTACTGCCTGTTCGGCGCTGAATCGCTCAGCTGCGGAAGATGACTCGGGAGTTACGCTCATTGCGAAAGGTCAACTCATCAATGTTCAACTGGGCGTGCTCGGCTTCCTCGCGGGCCTTGAGAATGATCCCATGGTCCGCAGATTTGGCGCAGACCGGGTCAGCGTTACTGGCGTCGCCGGTGAGCATGTAGGCCTGGCAGCGGCAGCCGCCGAAGTCCTTTTCCTTTTCATCGCAGGAGCGGCACGGCTCAGGCATCCAGTCGTAACCGCGGAAGCGGTTGAAACCGAACGAGTCGTACCAGATGTGTTGCATGCTGTGATCGCGCACATTGGGAAACTGCACCGGTAGTTGTCGCGCGCCGTGGCAAGGCAAGGCGGTGCCATCCGGTGTGACGGTAAGGAACACGCTACCCCAACCGTTCATGCAGCCTTTGGGACGTTCTTCGTAGTAGTCGGGCGTGACAAAAATCAGCTTGCACGGGTTACCGGCGGCCTTGAGCCGCTCGCGGTACTCGTTGGTGATGCGTTCGGCTCGCTCCAACTGCGCTCGGGTTGGCAGCAGACCGACCCGGTTCAAATGGGCCCAGCCGTAGAACTGACAGGTGGCCAGTTCGACAAAATCGGCCTCAAGCGCGATACACAGCTCGATGATGCGATCGATCTTGTCGATGTTGTGACGGTGGGTGACGAAATTGAGCACCATCGGATAGCCATGAGCTTTCACCGCTCGAGCCATCTCGAGCTTTTGCGCAAAAGCCTTTTTCGAACCGGCCAGCAAATTGTTCACCTGCTCATCGCTGGCCTGAAAACTGATCTGGATATGGTCCAGGCCAGCTTCTTTGAAGGTCGCTATTTTTTGCTCGGTAAGCCCGATGCCGGAGGTGATCAAGTTGGTGTAGTAGCCCAGGCGCCGGCCTTCGCCGATCAACTCGGCCAGGTCCTGGCGCACCAGCGGCTCGCCACCGGAAAACCCCAGCTGTGCGGCGCCCATTTCCCGGGCCTCGGCCATAACCTTGAACCACTGCTCGGTGCTCAGTTCCTGGCCTTGGGTGGCGAAATCCAACGGGTTCGAGCAGTAGGGGCATTGCAGTGGGCAGCGGTAGGTCAGCTCGGCGAGCAGCCACAGCGGTAACCCGACCTCAGGCTTGGCCGCTACTTCACTCAAGGACGATCCAGTGTTCGGCACGGGCGACCTCCATGAACTGCTCGATATCATCACCGAGCTCGGGTACCCCGGGGAATTGCTTGTCCAGCTCGGCAATGATTCCAGCAACATCACGCTGGCCATCGATCAGCCCACCGATCAGGGCTGCACTTTCATTCAGTTTGATCATGCCTTCGGGATAGAGCAAGACATGTCCCTTTTGCGCTGGCTCGTATTGGAAGCGGTAGCCCGGCCGCCATTTTGGGGTTTGCGTACGATCAAAACTCATAAGGTGATTCCTTTGTGCCAGACCCGTTCGCTGGTAACGCTGTGGTAGGGCGGACGGTTCAGCTCATAGGCCATGCTCATGGCGTCGAGCATGCTCCACAAAATATCCAGCTTGAACTGCAGGATCTCCAGCATGCGCTGCTGGCCCTCAACAGTAGTGTAGTGCTGCAGCGTGATTGCCAGCCCATGTTCGACATCCCGGCGCGCCTGGCCCAGGCGCGTACGGAAGTACTCGTAACCAGCCGGGTCGATCCAGGGATAGTGTTGCGGCCAGCTGTCCAGGCGCGATTGGTGGATCTGCGGGGCAAACAGTTCGGTCAGCGAACTGCTGGCGGCTTCCTGCCAGCTGGCACGGCGAGCAAAATTCACATAGGCGTCCACAGCAAAGCGCACACCGGGAAGCACCAGCTCTTGGGAGCGCAACTGCTCGGGATCCAGCCCTACCGCCTGGCCCAGGCGCAGCCACGCCTCGATGCCACCGTCCTCGCCAGGTGCACCGTCATGGTCGAGCAGGCGCTGGATCCACTCTCGACGAATCTCGCGGTCCGGGCAGTTGGCCAGAATTGCCGCATCCTTGAGGGGGATGTTGACCTGGTAGTAGAACCGGTTGGCTACCCAACCCTGAATCTGTTCGCGGCTGGCCCGGCCTTCGTACATCGCCACATGATAGGGGTGATGGATGTGGTAGTACGCGCCTTTGGCGCGCAGGGCATGTTCGAATTCGGCGGGGGACAGCGCTGTGGCGTCGCTCATGTCAGCTCCTGCTAAAGGGTGATGCTCATGCCGTCGAAGGCTACTTCGACGCCACGGCGATCCAGTTCGGCGCGTTCGGCCGAATCTTCATCGAGAATCGGGTTGGTGTTGTTGATGTGGATAAGCACCTTGCGTTGGGTTGGAAAACCCTCAAGGACTTCCAGCATCCCACCCGGTCCATTCTGCGCCAAATGACCCATTTCGCGGCCGGTGCGAGTGCCGACACCACGGCGCTGCATTTCATCGTCCTCCCACAAGGTGCCATCCACCAGCAGGCAATCGGCGTCACCCATCATCTGCAGCAGATGGTCGTCCACTTGGCCCAGCCCCGGGGCGTAGAACAGTTTGCCACCCGTACGCAGGTCTTCGATCATCAGGCCGAGGTTGTCGCCTGGATGAGGGTCGAAACGGTGTGGCGAGTAGGGCGGGGCTGCGCTGCGCAGCGGGAAGGGGGTAAAGCGCAGGTTCGGGCATGCTTCGACGACAAAGCTGCCTTGCAGTTCGATGCGGTTCCACTGCAGGCCGCCATTCCAATGACTGAGCATGGTGAACAAGGGAAAACCGGTGGAGAGGTCTTGATGGACCATCTCGGTGCACCACACCTGATGCGGGCAGCCTTCACGCAGGCTCAGCAGGCCGGTGGTGTGATCGATCTGGCTGTCGAGCAGGACAATGGCGTTGATGCCACTGTCGCGCAAGGCGCGCGCGGGCTGCATGGGCGCGAACGCCTGCAGTTGTGCACGAATATCCGGCGAGGCGTTGCACAGTACCCAGTGAATACCGTCGTCAGACAGGGCGATCGACGATTGGGTGCGCGCCGTGGCTCGCAACGTGCCGTCGCGAAAGCCTTTGCAGTTCACGCAGTTGCAGTTCCACTGCGGGAAACCGCCACCTGCGGCGGAACCTAGAATCTGGA is a window of Pseudomonas sp. DG56-2 DNA encoding:
- the pqqE gene encoding pyrroloquinoline quinone biosynthesis protein PqqE: MPNTGSSLSEVAAKPEVGLPLWLLAELTYRCPLQCPYCSNPLDFATQGQELSTEQWFKVMAEAREMGAAQLGFSGGEPLVRQDLAELIGEGRRLGYYTNLITSGIGLTEQKIATFKEAGLDHIQISFQASDEQVNNLLAGSKKAFAQKLEMARAVKAHGYPMVLNFVTHRHNIDKIDRIIELCIALEADFVELATCQFYGWAHLNRVGLLPTRAQLERAERITNEYRERLKAAGNPCKLIFVTPDYYEERPKGCMNGWGSVFLTVTPDGTALPCHGARQLPVQFPNVRDHSMQHIWYDSFGFNRFRGYDWMPEPCRSCDEKEKDFGGCRCQAYMLTGDASNADPVCAKSADHGIILKAREEAEHAQLNIDELTFRNERNSRVIFRS
- a CDS encoding LysR family transcriptional regulator; translation: MDFRQLRYFVAVYEEGHVGRAAERLSLSQPALSQQIRQLEHSLDVSLFERSNKRLLPTLAAHTLYNHALPLLDGLQRAREALRNFKGQSLRTLAIGVLQIVRPSLVPQLLDRVRKAQPNLVVQIYELSGLEVERRLLNGTLDIGISYLPPRQPGLHGLMLYEDELQLVIPKTHPLREFKKVSLKQAAELPMLLLGEEFQVRQIWQTQLANLGRRPQVQAEMNNMAGILDSLGHTALATVLPGRAKEVVEDDQELLWKPLSEPRVPLKIGLVFRDAQRQQATVELLRTLLEEEADPRQMGVSPLDVLG
- a CDS encoding aspartate aminotransferase family protein: MNLFNFRRPAPVVAEPKPVPAAANPEAPPVDYLMPVTERAAQVFVRGQGSWLWDSEGHAYLDFTQGCAVNSLGHSPSVLVKALGSQAQALINPGAGFHNRGLLKLVSLLCQSTGSDQAYLLNSGAEACEGAIKLARKWGQLHRNGAYHIITASQSCHGRSLGALSASDPSQCIRCEPELPGFSKVPFNDLEALHAAVDSRTVAIMLEPIQGEAGVIPATAAYLKGVERLCRELGILLILDEVQTGVGRCGALLAEQTYDVRADIITLGKGLGGGVPLAALLARGSACCAEAGELEGSHHGNALMTAAGLAVLETVLEPGFFEHVQDSGRHLRDGLSRLAGRYGQREVRGQGLLWALQLSEDNAAELVKAALHEGLLLNAPQADVLRLSPALTVSKGNIDEMLLRLARAFARVHSAQQHQRREATA
- a CDS encoding S9 family peptidase, which gives rise to MSVTPESSSAAERFSAEQAVAAGTDFAELKVGPQGLFWNEFRPRDGACRVWQWRDGQAHCLTPDGFSVRSRVYEYGGGSFCLNDEGLVFVNEADQQLYTQDLLGGLPQPLTQGERRYGDLRWAAGKVLAVEETHCADHVEHRLVAISAQWREVLAEGADFYAAPTLSDDGSRLAWIEWSRPNQPWTATRLLCSERKSNSQWGPPRCIAGNQGPAQSLQQPRFDSVGRLYCLSDRNGFWQPWAETAQGWSALPAAHADHAAAPWQMGACTWLEVDEHHYLATWFEDGFSRLGQYHIDGSRHLIDTPYSRFRCLDLDQNSFYAIAASPTCPSAVIAIDRINHNVKVLAGGARPLPAERISCPQPLRYPSGNGVAHGFFYPAMDNVQRPPLIVFVHGGPTSACYPALDPRIQYWTQRGFAVADLNYRGSSGYGRAYRQALHLRWGEIDVEDACSVVEHLAARGLIDPTKAFIRGGSAGGYTTLCALAFHSVFRAGASLYGVSDPQALARATHKFEGDYLDWLIGDPLKDAERYQQRTPLLHAANIKVPVIFFQGELDAVVMPEQTRSMLAALKANGIRAEGHFYPSERHGFRTAANLAHALEEEWKFYRQVLQDT
- the pqqB gene encoding pyrroloquinoline quinone biosynthesis protein PqqB codes for the protein MYIQILGSAAGGGFPQWNCNCVNCKGFRDGTLRATARTQSSIALSDDGIHWVLCNASPDIRAQLQAFAPMQPARALRDSGINAIVLLDSQIDHTTGLLSLREGCPHQVWCTEMVHQDLSTGFPLFTMLSHWNGGLQWNRIELQGSFVVEACPNLRFTPFPLRSAAPPYSPHRFDPHPGDNLGLMIEDLRTGGKLFYAPGLGQVDDHLLQMMGDADCLLVDGTLWEDDEMQRRGVGTRTGREMGHLAQNGPGGMLEVLEGFPTQRKVLIHINNTNPILDEDSAERAELDRRGVEVAFDGMSITL
- the pqqC gene encoding pyrroloquinoline-quinone synthase PqqC, which produces MSDATALSPAEFEHALRAKGAYYHIHHPYHVAMYEGRASREQIQGWVANRFYYQVNIPLKDAAILANCPDREIRREWIQRLLDHDGAPGEDGGIEAWLRLGQAVGLDPEQLRSQELVLPGVRFAVDAYVNFARRASWQEAASSSLTELFAPQIHQSRLDSWPQHYPWIDPAGYEYFRTRLGQARRDVEHGLAITLQHYTTVEGQQRMLEILQFKLDILWSMLDAMSMAYELNRPPYHSVTSERVWHKGITL
- the pqqD gene encoding pyrroloquinoline quinone biosynthesis peptide chaperone PqqD yields the protein MSFDRTQTPKWRPGYRFQYEPAQKGHVLLYPEGMIKLNESAALIGGLIDGQRDVAGIIAELDKQFPGVPELGDDIEQFMEVARAEHWIVLE
- a CDS encoding YqaE/Pmp3 family membrane protein, with product MDFIRIIIAILLPPLGVFLQVGFGGAFWLNILLTLLGYIPGIVHAVYIIAKR